One Ostrea edulis chromosome 2, xbOstEdul1.1, whole genome shotgun sequence genomic region harbors:
- the LOC125680498 gene encoding high-affinity choline transporter 1-like isoform X2 gives MRKHQYLTMLDPIQERFGDTVVVLVYTATLCGDVFWTASILVALGTSLSVIVNIPLSIAIVSSSLATVCYTMFGQMISVAYTDIVQLIFIIIGLGLSLPFVLTNEYIGSISDTTEMWIGQFDVNITSPWIDLFIAMIFGTIPWQSYFQRVLSVRSARQAQMLSVAGAFSAIILAIPSVLIGAVATTADWTNTTLGSSPVSLNKSSMTLPYVLHEFTPNWVAVLGLGAISAAVMSSMDSSILGSSSMFTNNIYKKIIRKKASDNESIWVHTISIFGIGTMATLVALFVPIVYGLFVLAADIVFVLVLPQLFCAVFIMRTNAYGAITGFLVGTVLRMGAGESLLNWQPFIEYPFYSVDAGQQFPFRTFAVIISLIIIVLVSFLADLVKKYLCQKSQDIYTVSTPGDGITQTHSSNHPLGPLPN, from the exons ATGCGGAAACATCAATACCTCACGATGTTGGATCCCATTCAGGAGAGGTTTGGTGATACTGTGGTCGTTCTGGTGTACACAGCCACGCTCTGTGGTGATGTCTTCTGGACAGCCTCCATCCTCGTAGCTCTGG GTACCAGTCTCAGTGTGATCGTGAACATTCCCCTCAGCATAGCCATCGTCAGCTCCTCTCTAGCTACAGTCTGTTACACAATGTTCGGTCAGATGATCTCTGTAGCTTATACGGACATTGTCCAACTCATCTTCATCATCATTGGTTTG GGTTTGAGCTTGCCTTTTGTTCTTACTAACGAATACATAGGAAGTATTTCTGATACTACAGAAATGTGGATTGGACAGTTTGATGTCAACATAACCAGTCCTTGGATTGACCTATTCATCGCCATG atatttGGAACCATTCCTTGGCAATCCTACTTCCAGAGAGTTTTGTCTGTCAGAAGTGCTAGACAAGCCCAGATGCTCTCTGTAGCGGGGGCCTTCAGTGCTATCATCCTAGCCATCCCTTCTGTTCTCATAGGGGCTGTGGCCACCACTGCAG ATTGGACTAACACCACACTAGGATCCTCCCCTGTGTCACTGAACAAGTCCAGCATGACGCTTCCCTATGTTCTTCACGAGTTTACTCCCAACTGGGTGGCCGTTTTAG GTCTGGGGGCCATCTCAGCAGCTGTGATGTCCTCCATGGATAGCTCTATTCTGGGCTCCAGCTCCATGTTCACCAACAACATCTACAAAAAAATCATCAGGAAAAAG GCCAGTGACAATGAATCAATCTGGGTACACACAATCTCCATATTTGGTATTGGGACAATGGCCACGCTTGTCGCACTGTTTGTTCCAATTGTCTATGGACTATTCGTTCTGGCAGCTGACATTGTATTTGTGCTTGTCTTACCTCAGCTGTTCTGTGCAGTTTTCATTATGAGGACCAATGCATACGGAGCCATCACAGGGTTCCTCGTAGGAACTGTCCTACGAATGGGAGCTGGGGAATCCCTGTTAAACTGGCAACCGTTTATAGAGTATCCATTCTACAGCGTGGACGCGGGACAACAGTTTCCATTTAGGACATTTGCAGTTATCATCTCACTGATTATTATAGTTCTAGTGTCTTTTCTAGCTGAcctagtgaaaaagtatttaTGTCAGAAATCACAAGACATTTACACTGTATCAACCCCAGGAGATGGTATCACACAAACGCACTCTTCTAATCATCCACTCGGCCCTTTGCCTAACTGA